From Bacillus basilensis, a single genomic window includes:
- the arcC gene encoding carbamate kinase, producing MARRKIVVALGGNAIQSGKATAGAQQEALEKTAEQLVKIMENDVDIVIAHGNGPQVGNILLQQKAAETEKTPAMPLDTCGAMSQGMIGYWLENAIEKALKKRNIKKDVATVITRVVVDKKDEAFKNPTKPIGPFYTEEEARRLMEETKALFKEDAGRGWRRVVPSPKPVSIHEHKVINSLVEDGNIVIAVGGGGIPVIDSEEGLKGTEAVIDKDFAAQKLAELVDADTLVILTAVDNVYVNYNQPNQKKLEHITVNKLEEYIEEQQFAAGSMLPKIEAAINFVNTNPKRKTIITSLEKVYEALEEKAGTIISKQNVCMYV from the coding sequence ATGGCACGAAGAAAAATTGTAGTTGCACTAGGGGGAAATGCGATACAGTCTGGAAAAGCTACTGCGGGAGCGCAGCAAGAAGCATTGGAAAAAACAGCAGAACAACTTGTGAAAATAATGGAAAATGATGTAGATATAGTAATTGCGCATGGGAATGGCCCACAAGTGGGGAATATTTTATTACAGCAAAAAGCTGCAGAAACGGAAAAGACACCTGCAATGCCATTAGATACTTGTGGAGCAATGAGCCAAGGGATGATTGGATATTGGCTGGAAAATGCGATTGAAAAGGCATTGAAAAAACGGAATATAAAAAAAGACGTGGCAACGGTTATAACACGCGTTGTTGTGGATAAAAAAGATGAGGCATTTAAAAATCCAACTAAACCGATTGGCCCTTTTTACACAGAAGAAGAAGCCAGAAGGTTAATGGAAGAAACAAAAGCATTGTTTAAAGAAGATGCTGGTAGAGGGTGGAGACGTGTTGTTCCATCACCGAAGCCTGTAAGTATTCATGAACATAAAGTGATTAATTCTTTGGTTGAAGATGGAAATATAGTGATAGCTGTTGGCGGTGGTGGAATTCCAGTAATTGATTCTGAAGAAGGGTTAAAAGGAACTGAAGCGGTTATCGATAAAGATTTCGCTGCGCAAAAATTAGCCGAATTAGTAGATGCAGATACGCTCGTAATTTTAACTGCAGTTGATAATGTATATGTAAATTATAATCAACCGAATCAAAAAAAATTAGAACATATAACAGTGAATAAATTAGAAGAATATATTGAGGAACAGCAATTTGCTGCGGGAAGTATGCTGCCAAAAATTGAAGCTGCTATTAATTTTGTTAATACAAATCCAAAACGAAAAACAATTATTACATCTTTAGAAAAAGTATATGAAGCATTAGAAGAAAAAGCTGGTACTATTATTTCAAAACAGAATGTATGCATGTATGTTTAA